From Chelatococcus sp. YT9, a single genomic window includes:
- a CDS encoding LuxR C-terminal-related transcriptional regulator — MNPDITLSSPDPDAVLSEADVRDIVRLLGEVIASRRDFSGVKRLLVEGICRLVKADAWTWSLGCAVQPGEQPIYLGMAHGGFDDERYSRLIQAAGHPDMAWTSEKLLGELRQKASHITRARQQIVDEDTFAASGVNAYLCNADIGPFLFSLRPIDKGAVSTISIFRRRNDPAFSEREARIAHILLSELPWLHEQGWPTDRGVTVPRLSPRLRLVLNLLLDGRTRKEMAASLALSEYTVAQYQKAVYSHFGVSSHTTLLRRFQMGDGGHR; from the coding sequence ATGAATCCCGACATCACGCTGTCCTCCCCCGACCCCGATGCCGTGCTCTCCGAGGCGGATGTGCGTGACATTGTCAGACTGCTTGGCGAGGTCATCGCCTCTCGGCGTGATTTCTCCGGCGTGAAGCGGCTGCTGGTGGAGGGCATCTGCCGCCTCGTCAAGGCGGATGCATGGACCTGGAGCCTTGGCTGCGCCGTCCAGCCGGGCGAGCAGCCCATCTATCTCGGCATGGCGCATGGTGGCTTCGACGATGAGCGCTATTCCCGGTTGATCCAGGCGGCCGGTCATCCCGACATGGCCTGGACGTCGGAGAAACTCCTCGGGGAATTGCGTCAGAAGGCGTCGCACATTACGCGGGCTCGACAGCAGATCGTCGATGAGGACACCTTTGCCGCCTCAGGCGTGAATGCCTATCTTTGTAACGCGGATATCGGGCCGTTCCTGTTTTCGCTTCGGCCGATCGACAAAGGCGCCGTCAGCACCATTTCTATTTTTCGGCGCAGAAACGATCCCGCGTTTTCCGAGCGCGAAGCCAGGATCGCCCATATTCTTCTCAGCGAATTGCCCTGGCTGCATGAACAGGGATGGCCCACGGACCGGGGGGTTACCGTTCCACGGCTCTCGCCACGGCTTCGGCTGGTGCTCAATCTCCTGCTTGATGGCCGCACGCGCAAGGAAATGGCCGCCAGCCTGGCATTGTCCGAGTATACTGTCGCTCAATATCAGAAAGCTGTTTACAGCCATTTCGGTGTCAGCTCTCACACGACACTGCTGAGGCGCTTCCAGATGGGCGATGGCGGGCACCGATAG